A genomic segment from Treponema sp. Marseille-Q3903 encodes:
- a CDS encoding bifunctional (p)ppGpp synthetase/guanosine-3',5'-bis(diphosphate) 3'-pyrophosphohydrolase, with protein sequence MAKKNVFNSDINDSSALINEFLSLHEYFSQEEKEKITLAWNLLVLKADGKICSSGEPFYIHPLRVAEILAQDKLDCDTIIAAILHSINNFEVTPEQIKEKFGENVYKIILTTNKILNLPVNVKTLHQSDAIRKMLFAMSDDARIILITLADRLDRIRNIDCFPKEERHAIAQSILEIWAPLADRLGMQEEKNEFEDLSLKYTNPAVFQQIKSIVSQKQDERSAYLGNAVDEIKKQSFKAGIDVEIQSRAKHFYSIYQKMRKRNKEPGELYDLLALRILCNTTPECYTLIGIVHGLWKPLDGRFKDYIAMPKSNGYQSLHTTVMCEDKPLEIQIRTHAMHNTAEHGIASHWLYKKGTSKELVEADKLDIFNKLQKLKETLTDGDNFETLKNELLGDEIYVFTPKGDVKKLPIGATAIDFAYTIHSAIGEKIIAAKADGKIIPLSKPLENTQIIEVITNPQAHPTENQLKLVKTNKAHQKIHSWLMANDPTFSERLAALTQADTVDTSNAQLNGTAVAQQSINPTTGKLRKQRPKRKTKNDESQPQVVKKYGVLVQGDKNVIYNLAQCCKPQYPNIIAGYVTRTRGVTVHRADCLIYQRIPNKDSRSVQVEWNVQKS encoded by the coding sequence ATGGCTAAAAAAAATGTTTTTAATTCTGATATAAACGATTCTTCCGCTCTGATAAATGAGTTTCTTTCTCTCCATGAGTATTTTTCGCAGGAAGAAAAAGAGAAAATTACACTCGCCTGGAATCTTCTTGTTTTAAAAGCTGATGGAAAAATCTGTTCAAGTGGGGAGCCATTTTATATTCATCCTCTCAGGGTCGCTGAGATACTCGCACAGGACAAGCTCGACTGCGACACAATCATCGCGGCGATTCTTCATTCAATAAACAACTTTGAAGTTACACCGGAACAGATAAAAGAAAAATTCGGCGAAAACGTTTATAAAATCATCCTGACTACAAACAAGATTCTAAATCTGCCTGTAAACGTAAAGACGCTTCATCAGTCGGACGCAATCAGAAAAATGCTTTTTGCGATGAGCGATGATGCAAGGATTATTTTGATTACGCTCGCAGACCGTCTCGACAGAATCAGAAACATCGATTGTTTTCCGAAAGAAGAACGCCACGCAATCGCACAGTCAATTTTAGAGATTTGGGCACCGCTTGCTGACAGGCTTGGAATGCAGGAAGAAAAAAATGAATTCGAAGATTTGAGCCTGAAATATACAAACCCAGCTGTTTTTCAACAGATAAAATCGATTGTTTCTCAAAAGCAGGACGAACGCTCTGCATATCTTGGGAATGCAGTCGATGAGATTAAAAAGCAATCGTTCAAGGCCGGAATCGATGTTGAAATTCAAAGCCGCGCAAAACACTTTTATTCGATTTATCAAAAGATGCGAAAGAGGAACAAAGAGCCGGGAGAGCTCTACGATTTATTAGCTCTGCGTATTTTGTGCAACACGACGCCAGAATGTTATACTCTCATTGGAATTGTACATGGGCTTTGGAAACCGCTAGACGGTCGTTTCAAGGATTACATCGCAATGCCTAAGTCAAACGGCTATCAATCGCTCCATACAACAGTTATGTGTGAAGATAAGCCCCTCGAGATTCAAATTCGCACTCACGCAATGCACAACACGGCGGAGCATGGAATTGCATCTCACTGGTTGTACAAAAAAGGCACTAGCAAAGAACTTGTAGAAGCCGACAAACTCGACATTTTCAACAAATTGCAAAAGCTCAAAGAAACCCTTACAGATGGAGACAATTTTGAAACTCTCAAAAATGAGCTTCTCGGCGATGAAATATATGTTTTCACTCCAAAAGGAGATGTAAAAAAACTTCCGATTGGGGCGACAGCTATCGACTTTGCTTACACAATACACTCTGCAATCGGTGAAAAAATAATCGCTGCAAAAGCTGATGGAAAAATTATCCCGCTTTCAAAACCGCTTGAAAATACGCAAATCATCGAAGTGATAACAAATCCGCAAGCTCACCCTACGGAAAACCAACTCAAACTTGTAAAAACAAATAAGGCACATCAAAAGATTCATTCATGGCTGATGGCAAATGACCCGACGTTTAGCGAACGCCTTGCTGCTCTTACACAGGCAGATACTGTTGATACGTCGAATGCCCAGTTAAACGGAACCGCAGTCGCTCAACAGTCAATAAATCCTACTACAGGAAAACTTCGCAAACAGCGTCCAAAAAGAAAAACTAAAAACGATGAAAGCCAACCACAAGTTGTAAAAAAATATGGAGTTCTTGTTCAGGGCGATAAAAACGTCATCTACAATCTCGCTCAATGCTGCAAGCCGCAATATCCGAACATCATTGCAGGATATGTTACGAGGACACGCGGAGTTACAGTTCACCGCGCAGACTGTCTGATTTACCAACGCATTCCAAACAAGGACAGCCGCAGCGTCCAAGTTGAATGGAATGTTCAAAAAAGTTAG
- a CDS encoding metallophosphoesterase, with the protein MIKLRKFLTIFTFIVFSVLFAGCMWNTANIFNKSYSVKNRSPEFKNISDIDGNDFFKSLDDFYFVVISDVHIGFARTAQGGPYFLSQLDKLKAAGKTPKFCLSLGDLVNYGVESEFIQFKELSDKIEAYGIKMFNSVGNHDVYSDGYKYWKKYNYPHSTLYKFQAGKFSFYSLDTATGNMGTLQLKILKSEMEKDSNPKVVFSHYPIFCKFPYFKMDDTTERNLLMNLYSRNNAKLVICGHHHAPEFIDFGGFKTYVAGSLGYDKDFLLFHVKGTEIERVMID; encoded by the coding sequence ATGATTAAGCTTCGAAAATTTTTAACAATTTTTACCTTTATTGTTTTTTCAGTTTTATTTGCAGGCTGTATGTGGAATACTGCGAATATCTTTAACAAGAGTTATTCAGTAAAAAATCGCTCTCCAGAATTTAAAAATATTTCAGATATAGATGGCAATGATTTTTTTAAGTCACTTGATGATTTTTATTTTGTAGTTATCTCTGATGTTCATATCGGATTTGCAAGGACAGCGCAAGGTGGTCCATATTTTCTCTCTCAACTTGATAAATTAAAAGCCGCAGGAAAAACCCCAAAATTTTGTCTTTCTCTTGGGGATTTAGTCAACTACGGTGTGGAATCTGAATTTATTCAGTTTAAAGAACTTTCTGATAAAATTGAAGCCTACGGTATAAAAATGTTCAATTCGGTTGGAAATCATGATGTTTATTCGGACGGCTACAAATACTGGAAAAAATATAATTATCCTCACTCAACTCTTTATAAATTTCAGGCTGGGAAATTCTCATTCTACTCTCTCGACACTGCCACCGGCAATATGGGAACTTTGCAACTCAAAATATTAAAATCTGAGATGGAAAAAGATAGCAATCCTAAAGTTGTCTTTTCTCATTATCCGATATTCTGTAAGTTTCCTTATTTTAAGATGGACGATACAACAGAGAGAAATCTTCTGATGAATCTATACTCACGCAATAACGCTAAACTTGTGATTTGCGGTCATCATCACGCTCCAGAGTTTATAGATTTTGGCGGATTTAAAACTTATGTCGCAGGCTCACTCGGCTATGACAAAGATTTTCTTTTATTTCACGTAAAGGGAACTGAGATTGAGCGAGTTATGATAGATTGA
- a CDS encoding peptidase U32 family protein has product MELLSPAGNVEKLAYAYSYGADAAYIGLKKFSLRIKADNFYDDEYKKVIALKEKYHGKRLHCALNISFHDEEIDSLKENIGYFKQYPIDAFIVQDIGIVPLLQKEFPNAELHLSTQASCVNSEAVKMYKNIGFKRIVLGREISLDQIKRIKDSVPDIELEAFVHGAMCIAYAGRCLMSAYLTGRSAQSGFCSHTCRWNFKVGTDKNEVNQIKKTDEALAKKIAESGMLLLEEQQRPGEFFPVYEGDDYTAILSSKDLRMIEHLKDFKEAGVDSLKIEGRMKSVYYVAMVTRAYRKALDALEGKISVEEAAPYIKELENVSHRASTTGFYYNKSDADETTVGASDSKYQLAAEIGEEVSSEAFEKLYKESCRRYAEFKKNLDKMHPSARQARLKDLEIHKDRNVVPFEKREGWNMYSCTAVNMIQSQTEIEFVSPQFCSITAKADEWEIISSETGLKLNWICDGHPAVIYTKYQLPDGTLLRTLDPDYVSGQIRDTGR; this is encoded by the coding sequence GTGGAACTTTTGTCGCCAGCCGGAAATGTTGAAAAACTTGCCTACGCTTATTCTTACGGAGCTGATGCCGCTTATATAGGGCTGAAAAAGTTTTCTCTTCGCATAAAAGCAGACAATTTTTACGATGATGAATATAAAAAAGTGATTGCTCTAAAGGAAAAATATCATGGAAAACGGCTTCACTGCGCTTTAAATATTTCTTTTCACGATGAAGAAATCGATTCACTTAAAGAAAATATCGGTTATTTTAAACAGTACCCGATAGACGCTTTTATCGTTCAAGATATTGGGATTGTTCCGCTTTTGCAAAAAGAGTTCCCAAATGCTGAGCTTCACCTTTCTACTCAGGCGAGCTGCGTAAACTCGGAAGCGGTTAAAATGTACAAAAACATTGGCTTTAAGAGAATTGTGCTTGGCAGAGAAATATCTCTTGACCAGATAAAACGAATTAAAGATTCTGTGCCGGATATTGAACTTGAAGCTTTTGTACACGGGGCGATGTGCATCGCTTATGCAGGCAGATGTTTGATGAGCGCATATTTGACAGGACGTTCGGCACAAAGCGGATTTTGTTCTCATACTTGCAGATGGAATTTTAAAGTTGGGACAGATAAGAATGAAGTGAATCAGATAAAAAAAACAGATGAAGCTTTAGCAAAAAAAATCGCAGAATCAGGAATGCTTCTTCTAGAAGAACAGCAGCGTCCGGGCGAGTTTTTTCCTGTTTATGAAGGCGATGACTACACGGCGATTCTTTCATCAAAAGATTTACGAATGATTGAGCACTTAAAAGATTTTAAAGAAGCTGGAGTCGATTCTTTGAAAATTGAAGGGCGCATGAAAAGCGTTTATTACGTTGCAATGGTCACGCGTGCATATCGCAAAGCCCTCGATGCTCTTGAAGGAAAAATCAGCGTAGAAGAAGCCGCTCCTTATATTAAGGAACTTGAAAACGTCAGCCACAGGGCGAGCACGACAGGTTTTTATTACAACAAATCAGATGCGGACGAAACTACTGTCGGTGCAAGCGACAGCAAATATCAGCTTGCGGCAGAAATCGGCGAAGAAGTTTCAAGTGAAGCTTTTGAAAAACTCTACAAGGAAAGCTGCCGCCGTTACGCAGAGTTCAAAAAAAATCTTGATAAAATGCATCCGTCGGCTCGACAGGCGCGACTTAAAGATCTTGAAATTCACAAAGACCGCAATGTAGTTCCTTTTGAAAAACGCGAAGGCTGGAATATGTATTCCTGTACTGCCGTAAATATGATACAATCCCAAACCGAAATAGAATTTGTTTCACCTCAGTTCTGTTCTATCACAGCAAAAGCGGACGAATGGGAGATTATCAGTTCAGAGACAGGGCTTAAACTCAACTGGATATGTGATGGGCACCCTGCTGTGATTTATACAAAGTATCAATTGCCGGACGGAACTTTGCTTAGAACTTTAGATCCCGATTATGTTTCTGGACAGATTCGTGATACAGGAAGATAA
- a CDS encoding alpha/beta hydrolase fold domain-containing protein, which yields MENPNDRKGAIKKLKLLTFNSKSNVDTFRAKLDEGFKSVFLPNGVECNECKYGNVVCDVLAPEIYASNRVMLYIHGGSYVGGSRDAYRGFCSSLATKCYCRVVLPEFRLPPDFPYPAANEDIQSVFKSLFTEEQIACSLNAEKGSKNMLPEFIIACDSSAAAIACSLIFNLRDRYRTCIKKIIMFSPWLDVSRSSKIISAKKMSDEVINSDILRKSSSLYTYESNTNSPYISPLLAEKDVLENFPPVFIQMGEKEILLDGAKEFKRKLEETGCKCQLDVWTDMMFMFQMADEYLHQSHLALDKVGKIVTSDCDCGTAIQIENKPKLERGLRFEA from the coding sequence ATGGAAAATCCTAACGACCGCAAAGGTGCAATAAAAAAATTAAAACTTTTGACTTTTAATTCAAAATCAAATGTTGATACTTTTCGTGCAAAACTTGATGAAGGGTTTAAATCGGTTTTTCTTCCGAACGGAGTTGAGTGCAATGAATGCAAATACGGAAACGTTGTCTGTGACGTCCTTGCACCGGAAATTTATGCATCTAATCGTGTGATGCTTTATATCCATGGCGGTTCTTATGTAGGCGGTTCTCGAGATGCTTACAGAGGGTTTTGTTCTTCACTTGCGACAAAATGTTATTGCCGCGTAGTCTTGCCGGAGTTCAGACTTCCTCCGGATTTTCCATACCCTGCTGCTAACGAAGATATACAAAGCGTGTTCAAATCTCTATTTACAGAAGAGCAGATTGCGTGTTCTCTAAATGCAGAAAAAGGTTCAAAAAACATGTTGCCGGAATTTATCATTGCTTGTGACAGCTCTGCGGCGGCTATCGCATGTTCTTTAATTTTTAATCTTCGCGACAGGTACAGGACGTGTATCAAAAAAATCATCATGTTTTCACCATGGCTCGATGTTTCTCGCTCTTCAAAAATCATCTCGGCAAAAAAAATGTCGGATGAAGTCATAAACAGCGACATCCTCAGAAAAAGTTCTTCACTTTATACTTACGAGTCAAACACAAACAGCCCTTACATTTCTCCATTGCTTGCCGAAAAAGATGTTCTTGAAAATTTTCCACCTGTATTCATTCAGATGGGCGAAAAAGAAATTCTCCTTGACGGGGCAAAGGAGTTTAAACGTAAACTTGAAGAAACAGGTTGCAAGTGCCAGCTAGATGTCTGGACTGATATGATGTTTATGTTTCAGATGGCAGATGAATATCTTCATCAATCTCACCTTGCGCTCGACAAAGTCGGAAAAATCGTAACGTCGGACTGTGATTGCGGTACAGCGATTCAAATTGAAAACAAGCCAAAGCTGGAGCGCGGTCTTCGTTTTGAAGCGTAA
- the metA gene encoding homoserine O-succinyltransferase, with protein sequence MPIKVNSDLPAVQVLERENIFVMTDSRASTQDIRPLKIAIVNLMPIKEVTETQLLRLLGNTPLQIEISLVRMEGHQSKNTDEGYLNKFYIPSSDLLKHKYDGMIITGAPVELLDFEAVDYWSELCSIMDYARRNVYSTLYLCWGCFAGLYHHYGIPKYTLEHKMSGIFMNERTVDGDPLLRGFDDTFPIPQSRHTTLDKHDIEKCGELTILAESAESGVTIIKSSDNREVFMTGHLEYDTLTLAQEFYRDTDKGMKVPLPKNYFPTNNVNRMPSSYWRATAHLFYSNWLNYYVYQATPFSIDEIK encoded by the coding sequence ATGCCGATAAAAGTGAACTCAGATTTACCTGCAGTACAAGTTCTTGAAAGAGAAAATATATTTGTCATGACAGACAGCCGTGCATCTACGCAGGATATCCGTCCGCTAAAAATTGCAATTGTAAATCTAATGCCGATAAAAGAAGTCACAGAAACTCAGTTGCTTCGACTGCTTGGAAATACACCGCTTCAAATTGAAATCTCTCTTGTCCGCATGGAAGGACATCAGAGTAAAAATACAGATGAAGGCTATCTCAATAAATTTTACATCCCATCATCTGACCTTTTAAAACATAAATATGACGGAATGATAATAACAGGCGCTCCTGTTGAATTGCTTGATTTTGAAGCTGTAGATTACTGGAGCGAGCTTTGCTCAATAATGGACTATGCGCGTAGAAACGTATATTCTACACTCTATCTGTGCTGGGGTTGTTTTGCAGGACTTTATCATCATTATGGAATTCCAAAATATACGCTCGAACACAAGATGTCTGGCATTTTTATGAACGAGCGCACAGTTGACGGAGACCCTCTTTTACGTGGATTCGACGATACTTTTCCAATTCCGCAAAGCCGTCACACAACGCTTGACAAACACGATATCGAAAAATGCGGCGAGTTGACAATCCTTGCAGAAAGCGCAGAAAGCGGCGTTACAATCATAAAATCAAGCGATAACCGAGAAGTGTTCATGACCGGGCATCTCGAGTACGACACACTGACTCTTGCACAAGAATTTTACCGAGATACAGATAAGGGAATGAAAGTTCCTCTTCCAAAAAATTATTTTCCTACAAACAATGTAAACAGAATGCCTTCCAGTTATTGGCGCGCAACTGCACACTTGTTCTATTCAAATTGGCTAAATTATTACGTATATCAGGCAACACCTTTTTCAATTGATGAGATTAAATAA
- the galT gene encoding UDP-glucose--hexose-1-phosphate uridylyltransferase → MTIYENILRLVSYALCNSLIAKEDVIYTENKLLELFNLDGFETPTAPKLPNVDESTLEIILKEMLDYAAENKLFEDTGVSSRDLFDTKIMGQLVPPPSNVVNIFYKLYKEKSPKDATSWYYKFSCDTNYIRRYRISKDLKWQTDTPYGKLDITINLSKPEKDPKAIAAAQNSKQSGYPACLLCKENEGYSGRINYPARQNHRIIPLKLNGESWYLQYSPYVYYNEHCIVFDTKHEPMKICRETFSCLLDFITQFPHYTIGSNADLPIVGGSILTHNHFQGGCYSFPMEKAPIEKRFSLKGFEKISAGIVNWPMSVIRIDCEDKEKLIDAADKILNTWREYSDKDSFIFAKTEGEVHNTITPIARRCGKMYELDLVLRNNITTKENPLGIFHPHAQLHHIKKENIGLIEVMGLAILPGRLKNELLGLETAIKTCRSIRDDQALSKHADWIDELCKKYKNLKDLPDAELSEILRQETGIVFSRVLEDAGVYKRTTEGSAGFARFIDYLNK, encoded by the coding sequence ATGACGATTTATGAAAATATTTTAAGACTTGTCTCTTATGCTCTTTGCAATTCCCTCATCGCAAAAGAAGATGTAATTTACACAGAAAACAAACTGCTCGAACTTTTTAATCTCGACGGATTTGAAACTCCTACAGCTCCAAAACTTCCGAATGTCGATGAGTCTACTCTTGAAATTATTTTGAAAGAAATGCTCGACTATGCTGCTGAAAATAAACTTTTTGAAGACACAGGCGTTAGCTCAAGAGACCTTTTTGATACGAAAATAATGGGTCAGCTAGTTCCGCCTCCAAGCAATGTCGTGAATATTTTTTACAAACTTTACAAAGAAAAAAGCCCAAAAGACGCAACTAGCTGGTACTACAAATTCAGCTGTGACACAAACTATATCCGCCGTTACAGAATCTCTAAAGATTTAAAATGGCAGACAGACACTCCTTACGGAAAACTAGACATCACGATAAACCTTTCGAAACCTGAAAAAGATCCCAAAGCGATAGCGGCTGCTCAAAACTCAAAACAAAGCGGTTATCCTGCATGCCTGCTCTGCAAAGAAAATGAAGGCTACTCCGGACGAATCAACTATCCTGCAAGACAAAATCACAGAATTATTCCGCTCAAATTGAACGGTGAAAGCTGGTATCTGCAATATTCTCCTTACGTTTACTACAACGAACACTGCATTGTTTTTGACACAAAGCATGAACCGATGAAAATCTGCAGGGAAACTTTTTCTTGTCTTTTAGATTTTATAACTCAATTTCCTCACTACACTATTGGAAGCAATGCAGACTTACCGATTGTCGGAGGTTCGATCCTCACTCACAATCATTTTCAGGGTGGCTGTTACTCATTCCCTATGGAAAAAGCTCCTATAGAAAAGCGATTTTCTCTCAAAGGTTTTGAAAAAATAAGTGCAGGAATCGTGAACTGGCCTATGAGCGTAATCAGGATTGACTGTGAAGACAAAGAAAAACTCATCGATGCCGCCGATAAAATTCTCAATACATGGAGAGAATATTCAGATAAAGATTCATTTATTTTTGCAAAAACAGAGGGTGAGGTTCACAACACGATAACACCGATCGCGCGTCGCTGCGGAAAAATGTACGAGCTTGATTTGGTTTTGCGCAACAATATCACTACAAAAGAAAATCCGCTCGGGATATTTCATCCACATGCGCAACTTCATCACATAAAAAAAGAAAATATCGGGTTGATAGAAGTGATGGGGCTTGCTATTCTTCCGGGTCGCCTCAAAAATGAACTTTTGGGTTTGGAGACTGCAATCAAGACATGTAGAAGCATAAGAGATGACCAAGCTCTTTCAAAACACGCTGACTGGATTGATGAACTTTGTAAAAAATACAAAAACCTCAAAGACCTCCCAGATGCAGAACTATCGGAAATTTTGCGTCAGGAGACTGGAATTGTGTTCAGCCGCGTGCTGGAAGATGCCGGCGTTTATAAAAGAACAACAGAAGGAAGTGCCGGCTTTGCTAGATTTATCGATTATCTCAACAAGTAA
- a CDS encoding sodium:solute symporter, producing MVIKLLLLIIFFTVFIFVGIKCRFASKDVNGYVLGGRTVGPWLTAFAYGTSYFSAVIFVGYAGQFGWNFGIASTWIGLGNAFLGSLLPWVVLGRRTRIMTQHLNSKTMPDFFGQRFASSGLKISASAITFLFLIPYTASLFNGLSRLFKMAFNVDYSVCVIVMAVFTAVYVIIGGYMATAINDFIQGIIMLVGIIAVIYTVLSKNGGFMQSLALMSEIESPVMNGAYTSFFGPDPFYLLIVVLLTSLGTWGLPQMVGKFYAIKNEHSIKRGTMISTLFAIVVAGGCFFLGGFARLFNSVEQVRENGFDSIVPSMLSGLGDMLIAVVLILVLSASMSTLSSLVLTSSSTLTLDFINPLRKKRLPDSQNLFVMRLFIAVFIVISAVIAIVQAKSKVTFIAQLMGISWGALSGSFFAPFFYGLYWKKVSKASVISSFCFGCSIMIVQLFVSIGFIDFSGSFFNFVFRNSLYSGVFCMLSSLIIVPVVSLLTPKTCPANVEEMFAGYNATHMVMAKEILTDENGKQ from the coding sequence ATGGTTATAAAATTATTATTGCTTATCATTTTTTTTACTGTTTTCATTTTTGTTGGCATTAAATGCCGCTTTGCAAGCAAAGATGTAAACGGTTATGTTCTCGGTGGGAGAACTGTAGGTCCGTGGCTCACTGCGTTTGCGTACGGTACATCCTATTTTTCTGCTGTAATTTTTGTAGGTTATGCTGGTCAGTTTGGCTGGAATTTTGGCATCGCTTCTACATGGATTGGGCTTGGAAACGCTTTTTTAGGTTCTCTGCTTCCTTGGGTTGTACTCGGACGACGTACGCGAATTATGACTCAACATCTAAATTCAAAGACGATGCCTGATTTCTTTGGACAGCGTTTTGCTTCATCTGGATTAAAAATATCTGCTTCTGCTATTACCTTTTTATTTTTAATTCCTTATACAGCTTCTTTGTTCAACGGACTTTCCCGCCTTTTCAAAATGGCTTTTAATGTTGACTATTCTGTCTGCGTAATTGTAATGGCTGTTTTTACCGCCGTTTATGTAATCATAGGTGGCTACATGGCGACTGCAATAAATGACTTTATTCAAGGCATCATCATGCTAGTAGGCATTATAGCTGTTATCTATACCGTTCTCTCAAAAAACGGCGGATTTATGCAGTCGCTTGCATTGATGTCGGAAATTGAATCTCCTGTGATGAACGGCGCATATACATCGTTTTTCGGCCCTGACCCATTTTATCTGTTGATTGTTGTTCTTCTTACTTCACTCGGAACTTGGGGACTTCCGCAGATGGTCGGAAAATTTTATGCAATTAAAAATGAGCATTCTATAAAACGCGGCACGATGATTTCCACGCTGTTTGCAATTGTCGTTGCCGGCGGTTGTTTCTTTCTTGGAGGTTTTGCCCGCTTGTTTAATTCTGTTGAGCAGGTAAGAGAAAACGGATTTGACAGTATAGTTCCATCAATGCTGTCAGGGCTAGGCGATATGCTGATTGCGGTTGTTCTGATTCTCGTTCTTTCAGCCTCAATGTCTACTCTTTCTTCTCTTGTGCTGACTTCCTCATCAACATTGACTTTGGATTTTATCAACCCTCTGCGAAAAAAGAGATTGCCGGATAGTCAAAATCTGTTTGTTATGCGATTGTTCATCGCTGTGTTTATCGTGATTTCTGCCGTTATTGCAATTGTCCAGGCTAAATCAAAAGTGACATTTATTGCGCAACTGATGGGCATTTCATGGGGAGCACTTTCGGGCTCGTTCTTTGCACCATTTTTCTACGGGCTATATTGGAAAAAAGTAAGCAAAGCATCCGTCATTTCATCATTTTGTTTTGGATGCTCTATTATGATTGTCCAACTTTTTGTTTCGATTGGATTCATTGATTTTAGCGGTTCATTTTTTAACTTTGTTTTTAGAAATTCGCTTTATTCCGGTGTATTTTGCATGCTCTCTTCTTTGATTATTGTTCCAGTAGTGAGCCTACTTACACCTAAAACTTGTCCTGCAAATGTAGAAGAAATGTTTGCAGGCTACAACGCAACCCACATGGTCATGGCAAAAGAAATTTTGACAGACGAAAATGGAAAGCAATAA
- a CDS encoding lyase family protein, protein METRNIFENISCIDHRYSLSESAVFSSLSNYISEEASVRSHAKCEAALVKAHLKLRGKLTDEVAEKLDFVAANIDPEEVYKEEEKTKHNIRALVNVMKTKVDSDIGPLIHLGATSVDILDTGLSCRMRDVTQKVVLPELKKLENYLCDIAERECATPQVGRTHGQHAVPITFGWEIAEFVSRLGKSIIRIEELSKQLVGKLAGPVGSYNGPSMIVKDPEELEKTYVEFLGLQPSEYSNQLVEPENVLRLLLEMNVAFGIIANLADDLRNLQRSEIGEVFEYFASTQVGSSTMPQKRNPWNSEHVKSLWKAMCPRVITFYMDQISEHQRDLTNSASQRFIADYVAGFTMAVARMNSVVKGLQADKESMVHNLENAGGKVKGGVLAEPAYILLGEAGYNDGHEVIRKITLEAEKSGKTFFEVLKTHEKEFSDITAQLEKLGIENPSMFFEHPANYCGLAAKKSKRLAQKYRELMK, encoded by the coding sequence ATGGAAACTCGTAACATTTTTGAAAACATTTCTTGTATTGACCACAGATACTCGTTGTCTGAATCCGCTGTTTTTAGCAGCCTATCAAACTACATTTCTGAAGAAGCTTCAGTTCGCTCTCATGCAAAATGCGAAGCAGCTCTCGTAAAAGCACACCTTAAGCTTCGTGGTAAATTGACTGACGAAGTTGCTGAAAAACTTGATTTTGTGGCAGCAAATATCGATCCTGAAGAAGTTTACAAAGAGGAAGAAAAAACAAAACACAATATCCGTGCTCTTGTAAATGTGATGAAGACAAAAGTCGATTCTGATATCGGACCTCTTATCCACCTTGGCGCTACGTCTGTTGATATTCTTGATACAGGGCTTTCATGCCGCATGCGCGATGTTACTCAAAAAGTCGTGCTTCCTGAACTTAAAAAACTTGAAAACTATCTTTGCGACATTGCAGAACGAGAATGTGCTACTCCACAAGTTGGGCGTACTCATGGGCAGCACGCAGTGCCTATCACTTTTGGATGGGAAATTGCAGAATTTGTCTCTAGGCTTGGGAAATCTATCATTCGAATTGAAGAGCTTTCCAAGCAGCTTGTCGGAAAGCTTGCGGGGCCGGTCGGCTCTTACAATGGACCTTCTATGATTGTAAAAGATCCTGAAGAGTTGGAAAAAACTTATGTAGAATTTTTAGGGCTTCAGCCTTCTGAATATTCTAACCAGCTCGTCGAGCCTGAAAACGTTCTTCGCCTGCTGCTTGAGATGAATGTCGCTTTTGGAATCATCGCGAATCTTGCAGACGACCTCAGAAACCTTCAGCGTTCTGAAATCGGCGAAGTTTTTGAATATTTTGCTTCGACTCAAGTCGGATCTTCGACAATGCCACAGAAACGCAATCCTTGGAACTCGGAGCACGTAAAATCTTTGTGGAAAGCGATGTGTCCGCGCGTCATAACATTTTACATGGATCAAATTTCCGAACATCAGCGCGATTTGACAAACTCTGCATCTCAGCGTTTTATTGCCGATTATGTAGCAGGCTTTACGATGGCAGTTGCAAGAATGAACAGCGTAGTCAAAGGTTTACAAGCTGATAAAGAAAGCATGGTCCACAATCTTGAAAATGCCGGTGGAAAAGTTAAAGGAGGAGTTCTTGCAGAACCTGCATACATTTTGCTCGGCGAAGCCGGATACAACGACGGTCATGAAGTTATCCGCAAAATCACACTTGAAGCGGAAAAGAGCGGCAAAACATTTTTTGAAGTTCTTAAAACTCACGAAAAAGAATTTTCTGATATAACGGCACAGCTCGAAAAACTTGGCATAGAAAATCCTTCAATGTTCTTTGAACATCCTGCAAATTACTGTGGACTTGCTGCCAAAAAGTCAAAAAGACTCGCTCAAAAATATCGCGAGCTGATGAAATAA